The Microcaecilia unicolor chromosome 3, aMicUni1.1, whole genome shotgun sequence nucleotide sequence agaagaaaggaaaataaacaaGATACAAAAGAGAatacaagaaaaaaagagagaaggaaataggtgaagaaaggaagaaagaaagaagaaagaaaaaagagagaaacaagGAGTCAGGAgaagaaagaataaaagaaaaagacaaaaaaagaagatataaaagcagatggagagaaggaaataggaataaagagaaaagaaaaagggggaaatTAACAAGTGAGACTAAGAAAAAAGCATAGAAGTGTATAAAGaaggtggagagagggagagtgatCAAGTAGCAGAAATTAGCAAGAAGAAACAGGATAAGAGGAAGAACAAACCATCTGTGATCCAGTGTGAAAGactgccagagagagagagagagagagaaagaaagagcaaGACCACAGCAGAGTGGACAAGTCTATAGAGCAAAAAACCTTCAAAGATTCTCCTATCAGCCCTGGCCAGCATCATCTTTGAGGCAGTTCCCAGCAAGGTAAGAACCAAATTAGCAGGGCAATCTTTCTAATGTGCCCCTTAAACCTATGACTTGCAAGACTTCCTTTCTTAACCTGtctcccttttatttatttatttatttattttcaatacTTATACAGGAGTCTGCTGTTCGATGCTGAGTAATGTTTTTGTATTTGGGGTTGattattaatgtttttttaatgtaaaccacctagttataggtaGTATATAATTACCAAAACACAGAAACAAACAGTTTTTAAACTGCTTAAGGTCAGAGCATCGCCGAAGCTGGCCAGATAGTTCATTCCACAAGGAGAATTCCAGCTGACATATCGCAGTTGCATTACTGCGTCAACAGAAATACGCATAGTTGATTCTGATCTTTAACATACGTCTGGGATGGTACAAGTGCAGTGCTTGCTTCAGGTAAGGCGGGGCAGAAGCAAACAAGGCCTGATGGACAGTTGTCAGCATCTTCAAATGAATCCTCTGtgccactggaagccagtgtagttgctTAAGAGCAGGTGTCacgtgaaaatctagataaactcaCAATTGTTTTCACAACAGCATTCTGGACTATGCAATGCCTTAACTCATGAAGCAGCCATACCAACATacaaggcattgcagtagtccagttgcATCAAAACATGCATCTGTGTTTTTCCATTGGGGTGAAGAGAGAGAGACGCCAACTTAGAATCCCTTCCCTACTTTCCTATCACGATTTTAGGTTCAACCCctctttttttatatttcaagTCCTCCCTCTCATTGTCTTCTACTCTCtggttttagattgtaagctgcccagATGGTATCCACTGTTGGTTGGGATAGGAAAttttcaataaacttgaaacttgacacAAATCATAGGAAGATGAGAGCTGTTTGGGACCTAAGGGGATTGTCTAGAATGAGAGGAAGATAGGCTAGGATGGGACCACCGCAAGGAGATTACCTAAAATCAGAGACAAAAGAGACTGTGAGGAACCTGAGGGGATCATCTAGAATCAGAGAAAGATGAGACTGGGAGGGATCTCAGAAGATCATCTACGATTACAGAAGGATGAAGCTGGGAGGGATCTCAGGGCATCATCTAGAATCAGAGAAAGATGAGGCTGGGAGGGACCTCAGGAGATGATCTAGGATCAGAGAACGATGGGGCTGAGAAGGACCTCCAGAGATGATCTAGAATCGGCAAAAGACGGGGCTGGGAGGGAGCTCAGGAGATGATCTAGAGTCAAGgcttttttgagggagtactgagtactggcaccttttccattgtctgttaaaattgacccatggtccccaagttttaaatgaaacagctcaagctctacacaccaattctgccttgttataggttctgtgactggttgcaggggggctggccattgtggggtgggtccctcagtgatcaccccatccctgatgggtggcctagcatttgagtaccatcaccttttttgctagaaaaaaacgcactgtctAGAATCAGAGACAGATGGGAGGCAGCTCAGGAGATCAAAAAACGGGAAGAAAAAACTTTTTAGTAATGGATGAGAAAAATCAAAACGTAAACAGTCACATGTATAAACTCTTAAAGGTCTGATTTCCCGTTATACTTCTAAAATTGTGTATAAGGACGTGCTCATATGTTTTCGTTGGGACAAACACAGATACAAGAATCTTCAAAGGTTGCCCGAGCTTTTAATCACTGCTCATCTCTAATGAATTAAAGTGATCCCTCCAAGTGCCATCCTTTATAATGTTGCttcaaaaaattaaatataatgtTTTCACTTAGCTTTTATAGGTGAAAAACGGGTCTCGACATGATCCATATTTCGTCGAGGCTGTTTCAAGATACCTGTCAAAAAAGCTTTCAAACTTTCAACCTTGTGAAAGCATCTCTTCGGCTTTCTACTGAAATGCGAATGCAACATTATAAAGGGTGGCACTtggagggatttatttattttatttatgtgttacatttgtatcccacattttcccacttatttgtaggctcaatgtggcttacatagtaccggagaggcttgcaaacaaatacaaagtgatattgtggttagATAGAGTTCATGTGGATCACTTTAATTCATTAGAGACGAGCAGTGATTAAAAGCTCGGGCAACCTTTGAAGATTCTTGTATCTGTGTTTGTCCCAATGAAAACATATACACAATTTTAGAAGTATAAGGGGGAATCAGACCTTTAAGAGTTTATACATGTGACTGTTTATGTTTTTTGATTGGAATTTATTTTGTTACActttaagaggcatattttcaaagcacttagccttccaaagttccatatgtcctggcagcttttagtttcTCTTGTCGGGCATGGCTGCAGAatgctctgtctctctctcttcacccCAATGGAAAAACACAGAAACATAATGAATGGTAAAGAAGCCTCTGTCTTGAAATTTCAAATGCACAGTTAAAACATTGAAATCACTTATCTGAAATATTCTTCATTCCCCATTGTTTACTGAATGACAGATGTCTCAGCTTCATCCTTTCATTCAACATTTGTCACTGAACAATGGGGAATGAAGAATATTTCAGATAAGTGATTTcaattttgtttaaatttgtatTGGAAAATGCAAGACCGAGGTTTGCTTACAGTTCACTTGCTTTAGGGACAGATAAAGTAATTGAACACTTCAAAAGCCAAGGTAAATGATTAGAATCTGGAGGTGTAAAATACAAGAATGTTTTCCGCATGGATGTCACCTTTTCATATACATAGTGGATACTTGCAATTGTTAAGGACACAAGAGTTGTCGTATTGGgtcagatcaagggtccatctagctccgtatcctgcttccaacagtggccaatccacattccatactaccaatcccagggataagtagtagctttccccaggtctaccttaataactgtttatggacctttcctctgggaatttgtccaaaactttttaaaacccaactacataaactgcttttaccttaataacagtttacggacttttcctccaggaatttgtccaaacctttttgaaacccaacTGCATTAACTGTGTTTACCTTGATAACAGTTTgtgaacttttcttccaggaatctacccaaccttttttaaaaacccagctacattaactgcttttaccacatcctccagcaacaacttccagagcttaactaatcattgaattaaaaattttttttaagaataTTACCTTGTAACTTCATGGATtgtccctagtctttctactttttgaaagcgtaaaaaattgattcacctttaCCCGCCCcagtccactcaggattttgtagacatctatcTTATCCCttctcagtcgtctcttctccaagctgaagagccctaatctcttaagcctttcctcatattagagGCCGTCCGTGTTCTAGATcatttttggtcactcttctcttTACTTTTTCAGGTTCCACCAcatctcttttgagatacggcgaccagaattgcacacaattctCAAGAAAAAGTAACGTAAAAAGGTGAGTttgaccatggagcgatatagagggaTTATAATATTTGTtgatttattctctattcctttcctaataattcctgttgGAATTTATTTACTGTTGCCACACAGTGAGTATAAGATATGATGGGATCGCCTTTATGTTACGATTGTCTATTTGAATAGGTGGTTATTAACTagtctcaatgaaattacatggaagtacttttaaaacaaacagaaggaaacatttttttcactcaaagaataattaaccTCAGGAActtatgtggtaacagcggttatcgtatctggttaaaaaaaaaaggtttgggcaagttcctggaggaaaagtctatagtcattgggatggacatgggggaagccacttcttgcccttggattggttgcatggaacgttgctactaatggggtttctgccaggtacttgtgacctggcttggccactgttggaagcagaatactggatactgacccggtatggctattcttatgttttattgTTTTCCAATTCAGTTTTATAAGGTGGTCATCTCACAAATGCTGTGGCTTTTTCTAAAGTATCCTGCATGACTCCTGAAGCGGGATTACCAACAGATTCCAGGTCATTAGGGACTGTCTGGGCTGATTTTAGCTTCCCAACCCCCTCTCCGTGGCATCTACAGCTTCTGCTTTTCTTACTGTATCCTGTAACTACAGGTCCGCAGATTCCACTGGGGAGAAAATGAGTTCATCTGGCTTCAACTGGTGACCACAGGTTGTGGAGCCTGTGGCTTGCAAATTCAGCTGGTTCTTAATGGGTGATACTTTCCGTTGGTCAATTCTCACTCTTTTTGTTACAAGGAGATCTCCACGATGGCCCGCCCTCAGGTGACGCTAACGGCGCTGACAGCGTTGCCACAAGATGAGAGGAAGCCGGACCTGCCCGATGAAGATGTGGAGGTCCAAACGCAGGCCGATCCACGCCTGCTCGGCACCACCACTGGCGGCCTGGAATACTCCTGCCACAGCTGTCTGCTGGCTTTCGGCCTGGTCACCACCCTGATTGGGATTGTCACCACCGGGGTGGCCTACACTCGGGACTCCCACGGCTCCGTCATAGCCACCCTGGGGCTGGTGCTGCTGGGCTCCGGCCTGACCTCTGTGGCCCTCAGCTGTATGTGGAGACGTTGCTGGAAGAAGGgccggaggaggaggaaggagagctTCTCTATGCTGGTATGCGAGGAGCAGGAGAAAAAGATGACAGTTTAAGGCGAGCAGACTCCATTCCCAAAAGACTTGACAGACCGGTCCAGATCTTCTTAGTTCCAAGAGGGTGCTGACAGCCAGTGTACACATGAGGAGATATTGGGGGtgagggggtggtggggggatgAAAGAACATAGCTTTGATGCTTCTGTGCTTCCCTGAAAGGAAACTGCAGATGATAATGGGGACTCAGTGTCTTCCCCCAGACCCCGAGGGCTTGTCCTGCAGTAGTGAGGCTGTGGATGGACTCTGTAAAAGcttagggttttttttgtgggggggggggggggggcagggttatTTTTTTCCTGTTGCTTGCGAACTATAACTGTGTTTATTAGAATTTTATACTGGATATTGTGTAATCTCCAGTGCACTTTTAATAAAGAGAGAAAATACAACAATAAAACTTTGTATTTTATACTGTACAAGATACAGGTGCAGATGACCTTGGATTGAAACTAAAAGGCAAACACCTCAGCAGCTGGGATGGGGAAGAGGTGCAGAACCAGGTTCTCCTAGGTGAACCCATCCTGGATTTTACTGTTTTATGTCTATGTCAGTTTGATGAAAGCCAGATGGGAAGGGGCAATAAAAGGGAGAGCATTCATGATGTCTCCTTGATGAGAGCCGGTTGGGAAGGGGTAAGAAGAGAGAGTGTGCATGATAGCTCCCTGATGAGAGCTGGCTGAAGAGAGTGTCCATGATGTGTTATTGATGAGAACCAGTTTAGATAGGGTAAGAAGAGAGAGGACATGCATGTCTCACTGATGAGAGCCAGCTGGGAAGGggtaggaagagagaaagagagcctgcaTGATGTGTCCCTGATGAGAGCCAGTGTAGGAAAAGAGAGTGTGCATGATGTGATGAGAGTCagctgggaaggaagagagaaaggatgCATAATGTATCCCTGATGAGAGCCAGCTTGGAAGGGGTAGGAAGAGAGACAGCATGCATGATATGTTCCTGATGAAAGCCAGCTGAGATAGCGTAAGAAGAGAGAGATCGTGCATGATGTCTCCCTGATGAGAGCTGGGTGGGAAGAGGTAAGAAGACAGAgacattacattacattgcaaggtgtttcttttttacatttttcttaaaTTGAGAATAAGACGACTGAACATTAAAACATGTGTGGAAATCATCCCAAAGCCCTTGATGCGTGAGCTGCTAGAATATCAAATATTTTAAATCTCTTTACTCCCTTAACAGATGGTAAGACAAAAAGTCAATTATAGCAAACAGGCACAGCAAAGGAGACAAGAAGGATGATGACAAAAGCCTCTgatggactcaaagagttcacatcaaaaATTTATTGCTAAAACCTGGACTCCACatgagttgtgtttcggccactcagacctgcctcaggagtccctgtaattTAACGGCGATTTCTGGAAGCAAAACTGTTCCTCAGAATTGTATATCAGAATGGAATAGCAATTCAAATATAAACTTGTGATGATGTTCGGCAGTGTTGGCGATGTACATTCGAGTCAAGTTAATATTTGAATTGTTATTCCATTCTGATATACAATTCTGAGGAACAGTTTTGCTTCCAGAAATCACCATAGATATAAATTACaggggactcctgaggcaggtctaagcggccgaaacatgactcgtgtgGAGTCCAGGTTTTAGCAATAAACttttgatgtgaactctttgagttaATTATAGGCTTTTGTCATCATCCttcttgtgttcaattctggtcgccgcatctcaagaaagatatagtagaactggaaaaggtgcagcgaagggcgactaaaatgatagcggggatgggacgacttccctatgaagaaagactaaggaggctagggcttttcagcttggagaagagacggctgaggggagacatgatagaggtatataaaataatgagtggagtggaacaggtggatgtaaagcgtctgttcatgctttccaaaaatactaggactagggggcatgcgatgaaactacagtgtagtaaatttaaaacaaatcggagaaactttttcttcacccaatgcgtaattaaactctggaattcgttgccagagaacgtggtgaaagcagttagcttagcagagtttaaaaaggggttagacggtttcctaaagaacaagtccataaaccactactagatggacttgggaaaaatccacgattccaggaataacatgtatagaatgtttgtacgtttgggaagcttgccaggtgcctttggcctggattggccgctgtcgtggaaaggatgctgggctcgatggacccttgctcttttcccagtgtggcattacttatgtacttatgtctcttTCGCTGTGCCTGTTTGCTTTGCTTGAGCTGTGTGGaggttttttgttcttctgtatttgtcGCCAAAAAGTCAATTATGACATGTTCTTCTGTCCCTATTTCTAGGGGTAAAATCCAAGTGATCCATTATATAGCTTTGGATAATTAccatttaaaattgtttttatagAAAATAGAAGAATTTGAACCTAATCCTCACTTCAATAGACAACCAGTACAATTCTACAAAATATGAGGAAATTTCAACCTGCTTCTGTAATGAAAAAAATCTATCTTATTGCAGTGTTCTGAATTGTTTGCATTCACTGAATAACATGTCTAGGCCAGCCCACATAGATAAGATTACAGTAGTTCACCTTGGACAAAAGCAACGCCTGCACCACTAGTCTAAACTGTTCAAAGTCAAAAAGCTTTCTTATACGTCTTTACATTTCTCACAAGGAAGAAAACCACTCAGTCAGAATGTTAAATTGAAAATCGAAAGATAAATTTGGATCAAAGTAACCCCCTAGCACGGTGGTTCCCAAAACCTggtgctggaggcaccccagccagtcaggttttcaggatacccacaatgactattcatgagagagatttgcatgcactgcctccacctcatgcaaatctctctcattaatattcattgttcAAATAGACTACTATAATCTTATACATAAATTGACAACATATCCTTTATTAATAATATCACATACTATCATTAAACATACACTTCTCTTCTCAAGTCCCATTCAGGTGGTCCGTTATACAGGAAATAGAGTCCAAGCACTGATTTTCAAAACTCCATATAGTTCCTGATGTGGATATTAGATATAAACTTTGACAAATCCTTATTATATCATAGATCTTGAATATCTTCCTCGATCTTCAAATCTCTCCAATCTAATCCAATCCACTCAATTTTTAATCCATATTCCTCCACAGGAACTCCATCAAATATTCACATCCTGGTATAACTGAAGGCTTGATCACACCAAACAAGCCTTTCACATGCTCTCCAAACTTTCACTCGGTCTCAAAATTGGCCGTGTTTCAatctcttcatcaggagacccTTTACAAAACATCAGCAATTACTCTACATATCCATACATTTGTATACTCTTCAAATCTCAAAACATATTATATTCAACATACCTTATTCAGCCTTGCAAAATTACCTGGAACACCATGAGTTCCCTCACCATGCGGTAACCCGCACCACTGCTTGCGTTAGGATTATCTTTTGTTCCaacaactaaaataaaaataaatga carries:
- the LOC115466493 gene encoding transmembrane protein 100-like; protein product: MARPQVTLTALTALPQDERKPDLPDEDVEVQTQADPRLLGTTTGGLEYSCHSCLLAFGLVTTLIGIVTTGVAYTRDSHGSVIATLGLVLLGSGLTSVALSCMWRRCWKKGRRRRKESFSMLVCEEQEKKMTV